The Argentina anserina chromosome 5, drPotAnse1.1, whole genome shotgun sequence genome includes the window tatatatattatacaaaaaataaacataataacaaatttttagtttaagtaactcaaagTCTCAAATAACTCAGTGTTCTACATTCGAAATAACACAAATGTAATGAGAGATCTAAGTATCAACAAGTGGGAGGGAGGGTCAGCGACTCAGCGGGAGGTcgaaaatatgtcaaaatgagTCATTTAACTCGACGAAAGTAGGTCTAGTTCTTcatgtaaaaaaatatataaaaaatcttattttgttgaaaactcgcgtttccaaaaCACCTTTTTCGGAAACTCGTGTTTCCATTTAGGAAACTCCCGTTTCCAAAATATCTTTTTCTAGAAATGCGTTTCTGTGCGTTTCCGTCGCGGTTTCATAATGGTTCCGCTTCAGAAGCAGGAAACGCACACTCCCCCGCGTTTTCGTGCTTCCTAGATATACATATACTATATATAGGTAATTTGTTATGACTCAAGAACTGACTCGTGCACAAGAACCAGTAAGCTCTTATGTGCCTCCGCCCCTGCTTATTACTTGCCTAAGGCACAAATTAactaaaataaagaaaactaaaaataacataATATGGACCCAGACAATGCCCACCAAGTGAGCCCGTGCCCAAGCCCTAATCCAAAGAGTAGAGGCAACAAAAACCACCGGTCAAGCCAAGCCTTCCCTGCGCCGCCGTTGGACCACCCACCTCCATGTCCAGTTGCCAATCAGTCGGAAATTGATACACCTCCTTCTCCAAGTTGGGTACGCAATGAGATCAGGTCCAAAGAACCCCATCCAAACAACACTGTGACCTCGCCATAGCCACCCCACAGATTGGAGCAACAATGGAGCCACGTCCACCTTGTCTTTCCCGATCAGAAGGCGCTGCAAAAGACCCCCCATAAACATCGCTTCCCATGCCAAAAAGGCTTAATCCAAAACCTAGCTGTCACTTTGTTTTTCTCTACCCTTGGGTTAATACTGGCCACCGCAAAACAAACTAAGGAGTTGCATGGTTCACTTCCGACCACAAAGGATCGACAAATTTCACGTCCAACGACGGCCAAAAGACAAGTACAAAGGacaagttttttttctctcttctctagAGGGTTTTACTCCTAATCCTTTTTTAATGTTTGTTGCTTTGTATTCTACGATATCACCATGGGTTATGAGTTAATATGAGCTTGTGTGGGACTACGTCCCTTGCTATGCTTAGAGTCACCTGGAACCGGCCATTTTTGGCAAAACCTTGGACCGGACTGGTGGCCATTTTCTAGGGCCGGTTTGCAGTTAAAATTTGGAGAAATCGATTGGGACCGGACCAGACTGAGCTGGGATGGGCCAAAACCAGTATTGTTCCAGTGTTCTtgaaattcctttttttttttccagaatTTCCAGTTGCAAGCAGTCCATTATGCAGTGGAACTCTTCCATTATGGAATAATGCAATTTCTTACAGTAAATGAACATATGTCGTCATTATATGAACAAATCAAGTAATCAACAAATTGTAACATAGTAATCAAGTAATCAAGTAATCATTTTGAATAGAAATAGTAGAACCGCCAGAAGTCCTAGAACATAGATCAAATCAAAATTTGTCCACAAATTGAACAATGTGGATACTTTCAGGGAGTTTTAGAGAttcattattgaatttgacgAGAAGATATTCAATGATTCATTGCTGGGTTTAACGAAGAAGTGAGTGGGTGGAGTGCTTGATGAATTGACGAGAATGAAGAACAATAGAGAACATCGTGAGTATTGTTTCTGAGGGGTTTTGGGAATAAAACAAGTGTGAGTAATACTAGGATAAAACTGTATACTCCTAAAATTAACCTATAATTGAACTACACGTATACACTCAGGTTTTCGGGCGTTTTGGACCTGATATTGTGAAAGTCCGAACCCGGCCCAATGTTGACAAAGGCCCGACCTGcaaaaacaataataattaCACTAAAAAGCCCGGATTGAccgggtcggttcggtttggtttcaccagatatatatatatacatttcatTTTCAGATTTATGCCCACCCTTAGATAGTGTTATCAAAGAAAGTTGTTACTAATAGAGAAAATATTCCCACGTTGATGCGAAAATATCCTAAGTTGATGAGTCGGCTTCTTTAACAATAAACAAGAATGGCTTTCTCAcaatttgtgttttttttcttcttatgaAGAGACAGTTATTTCACTTGCAAACATATCTGGGCGGAATAAAATATATGACATGTTGGGTTTAGGGATAATCAGGCTCGAACTGAAGTTGAACTCGTGGCGCTATGCTTTTTATATGTGGTCCTTTCATCATTgaatttgaatatatttcttaACAATCTCACTTAACTTGTCTTGAGATAAGTGATATCTTAGTTTACATTTTTTGATTCCATATTACAGTTGTTACGTACTGTTGCTGATCGAGGCGGTTAGCCCTGATGAAAGGGCACGAGAACACCATCAACATCAGATATTATTGCGTGAGCAATACAATAATGACACGTTTAATAACTTGGAATGAAACTTATCATAAATAGAATTTATTAGAAATATGAGACaaaattgatttagatgtgGAGATTTCAATTCTAATTACGATTGATGTTGGTTACTTACCATCGGAATCAGaatcaaaattaatttgattacTAAAATacccatatatataatcacttATTTCGTATACTTACCAATAGTGATATTGTGCTACACCAATTTTTAGCAATAGAGCGACATACAAATGTCACTacaccatttttttttcctttagcACCTAATAAGAAAAATCTAATTCCAACTACATTTCACCTATCGATCATATAGtatgtaaataaaagaaaaaaattaaagaatatTATTAGAGAAAGAGAATAATTAACCTTAAGTGCTTCATAGAATATAtgtggtttttatttttagattttaataatactatatatatatatattctcaatttgGATTGGACAATTTAGAATATTCTCAATTACATTAGGGTAATTTtagtattaaaaaaaatacctAAACTGATGGAGGAATTGGTTATAATACCCATCTCTATCCCTGGGTATCAAGTTAGGGGGTTTGCCAAGAGTCGATTCCTAATGAGGATGTGAGACTCACATTAAATTCAATTCCTTGATGTGCTATACAATGGAATTCTCTACGTCCGGAATCAGTTCTCAATTCTATTTCAAGTTAATAAGCATGACATAAAGGTTTTGTTATTTAATTTGTGGTCCTCTTACTAATGAAGTAATTCGTCTCTCTAGTaggaagtatatatatatatatatatatatatatatatatatatatatatatatcaaacaaaGAACTGAACAACCCAGGATCTATTAGTAAATAACGAGTGCAATCTTTTTTGTTCTATGAGATTGACGCTAGGGGATATCTTCTAGGAGCTAGATTAGATATAATTATGACATTGATCTGCAAAACAGAGAGAAAGATATTAACATGATAACTTCTGGAACATAATAAACCAGTTGAAAAGTAAATAAAGAGAACAAGATAAGTGAATGGTATAACTAGAGCCTAGAGGGATATTTTTGATGTAAAAAAAGTACGTACGTTGATATATATTAGTGAACACGAGCaaaataagagagagagagatacgAGTTTAATTGATGGAGCTTACTGTAGAATATCACTCCAGTAGGATTCACTTGTGTCAATATCCATGAGTTTCTTCCAAGACTCAAAGATGGAAGAAGTGGGTGATGACTGACCTGCATCTTGAATATCACTTGTACTCGAGCTATTCATTCGGTTATTGGCAGTACAAGTCCCAGGAGATGATGCTGAAACCGACTCAGGACGTTGGTTTTCAAAGTTCTGCATATCGTAGCAGTTGCTCAAGTTGTTGTAAGTATTGTTGTTAAATCCCTCATACATTGGAAGGGTGTTGGAAATAGTGTTCAACTCATTAGGTGCCCCAGGATTGCTATCCCGGTTCCATTCTTGATCTCTGACCATGCTAGCTCTATTGAAGTTCCCTCCAGAGAGGTTACTATTCTGAGAACCAAAAAGACCAGTACTAGTCTTGTTATCTATATTAGGAGCTGCAACTGATGAATTCATAACTTGCATGTATAAATTTTGCAGTATCTGGATTATTGCTAGCTGTGCAGAAATTGCTTGTAGACTTAGTTCATTGTCCAATGGAGTACTAATGATGTTACCAACACTCTCCGTCGTAAGCAACTGTGTAAGGTTATTGAATTCTATCCTCGGATTGTGGGTATCTGGATCAAGTCCCATTTGTAGCTGCTTCTTTCTTAAGCGAGTATTCCAATAGTTCTTGATATCATTATCAGTTCGCCCTGGAAGATGAGTTGCAATCTTAGACCACCTGAGAGAACACCTCTAAGAGTTAGGCCTCATTGTTATAAAATACTACAAGTTATTATTTGcaagaaagaataagaaaaatcaaacgtACTTGTTTCCAACAACTGCATGAAGGTTGATGATAattctttcctcttcttcagAGAATTTCCCTCTCTTGATATCAGGCCTCAGGTAGTTAGTCCACCTTAATCTGCAACTCTTGCCGCACCTTTTGAGGCCTGCAAGCTTGGGGAGACCTCTCCAGCGGCCCTGGCCATTTCTTTTAATGTAATCAATCAACTTCTGATCTTCTTCGACTGTCCATGAACCTTTATTCAGACCACTCTGATCATCAAAATTAGGGGATCTACCCATTATCgaatgtaattaattaagaaacaaACGATGTCTAGTCCGGAGATGAAAAGTGGTGTATGAAGAGAAAGTTCAGTAGGGTTCTAGGATTAGTTtggacatatatataatagagtTCCTGGTTTCATAGCTAGGTGCATGCAGCATGCAAGTTAAAAATTCCTTGAATTTCTCATGAACTATCACGATCAATATTAATTGCTTGCATCACAGAATACAAGCAATAACGATTGACAGGGAGTAATCTACAAAGTTAGATAACGTTTTGAATTAAATTGCTACCTATACAAGGATTAATGTTGACAGTAGTGTTACGAGGTTCATGACGCATGTAAGTTGCTTTAAAACTAGCAGTAGTGTGAGTTATACCGCAGAAGATATGTCATCAGCTGTTGCTGGCCAACTGGAGAACAATTACGGTTTCAGGTTCCACTGAATGTCAGAAGAAACGCTATCATCATACTCTTCTGTGTTATCTTGGATTTCACCTTTGCACTACTGCAATAATTCCATGATGGGAGTTAATTAAAGGAGAAATGCATGCATAATAATTGAGAAATAACTGATGAACttaaatattttcaatttttattagTGGGAGATGAATTGTTATTCCATGTTTGATTGTCTAAAAAGATGATATGCATATATTGTAACGACCcaaaaatttcgagcttcaaactcaaaatcttaaaatcgttaaacacaaaaataatctcaatgaaatcgaaatcattttaatgtcgcagcggatcacatctgagtttagaatataactcagtcaagccgattattacaaacccaaatgataattcaacatataacaaatggaattgtataatcctcacaacaacctcacaaataaaatcacaccaaatctcacacacaatccacgctggaacctcaccatgactggatgcgatcgacttcgagtcttcggagtcgtcactcaatcaccactactcagcacctgcggaagtatcccctacaccattgaaattggtgcaccgggattgcaacacaaacccggtaagctttacagctcgtatgagtaaaatattaaaataattctcgtctcataaaagacacaactccacatcaacacagtataatgaaaatcatgagaaaacgagcaacccatctggttactctaatattttcacaaaatggtaactaatgagcgctggtacacatctgttacccctcacttagtataccgctgatgttgggtaaccacccgccacccaacatccaaaacaagctgagtacccatgagcagataaccacccgttacctcccatgcagtactatggcagacagactagagctctaactgtatcgtaactttcgcccggccaaaggctaggttccgacttgcctcacatgtacaataatctcacatcatattgtaccacacatcacgtccgaagacaaatcacaatatttcacattttccgtgataaaatcatgtacaataatcactcatcatattgtacgttttaaaactttcacaatatatcataataaaaatcataacagtatattatatagcaaactatatatatattcgtatttatttaccatttatacaatatatacatagtccactatatcatatacatgtcatatttcataaacacctgaaaaattacgtacgataatctcacatcatatcgtaccattaaaatcacacatgcacaatttttctgttaccgaaatgactatttttaatgaattaataacagtatgtaatttaatgaactatatatatatgtatttattaccattatactatatatatacgtagtccactaagttatatacatgttgtaattcattaaataaacacacttgcaaaaatgttgaatcaccacgagggtagattcgtaattcagtgagattttactcaccttattgacttgagcgtaattcctcaatttccgataataatccctttcctcgatttagcgatcaccttaaaaagataagacaagcatttagaatcgtttcgtaaacctttaaatgccaaaacagtaataaacggctactgttcagcaattttggtttatacgaagttactgttcactgttcactattcacggttactgtgcaaatatacgattaatacgtatttctgtacgtataaatattaatacgtattttctgtacgtataattattaatacgtatttctgtacgtataaatattaatacatatttctgtacgtataaatattaatacgtatttctgtacgtataaatataaatacgtatttttaaatgtaaatacgacctcagtaaataaaatttactaattaccttttacaaattactttttacattcaccgaaagtaatttataattacatttaccgaaggtaaaatttaattacatttaccgcagtaaataaaaattacatttacatttaccgtacacagtaaattaccaaaatacccttctgtcaaaactatCCCACCGCCgtacgtggcggcgcgtgtggcacacgcgccacctccggcgggccgcgcgtggggcccacgcgccgaggctaaccacggcgcgtaacacgccaccgcctcctccaaaaccaccctcttccttccctctaTCCTCCTACGGTCCTAGGCAGCCCCTCCGCCACCCCAGAcctccccacgcgccgcctctaggcggcggtaactcctcctcctcccactCCTCCGATCCTCCCAAATCGATCCCAAAACATTCACAATTACAATCATCCATCAAATACAACCGAACCATACCTTAATTCGAAGCTAGACCCTTCGATTTGGCCTTGGAAGGGCTTGAATCACCGATGGATTTCAACCCTTGGGAAGGCTCGGATCGATGAAGTTTGGCCTTCAATGTTGAAGGCAGAGAGCACCAGCGAGGATCGGCGTCGGGTAGTCCTCCTCCGTGCTCGAGCTTCGTCGGAGATGTGCCTAGGTCGGGGCGTTCTTCCTGCCGAATCCAAGGGTAGCTGGTGGTGGTCCGGCGCTGCGTGGGACGGCGTGTCAGGCTCGGGGTTGGTAGCGGAGGGTCGTGTGATGCTGCCTAGACAGGCGGTGGGCGACACGATCGAGCGGTGAGGGAAATCGCCGATGATGAATTTTCTGAGGGAGGGGGGTgcgaatcggggagagagaaaggaagagagggagagagagcggcgggggagagagagagaagggttttcctgaaatggaaaccctaaactctaaaacattctatttatactagtttccaaatcggaaactaacttccgacgttaataacttttacctccgacgtccgattagaatgcgtcacatactctcgaactcgtatcgacgagctctacaacttccgtgaaggaagttttcgcaaccgatcgacggaataaaagtcgatatttacgttgcggtaacgtaacgttttttcgaattaaacattccgataacgtatccgttactcgtttcataatgtCGTAACCAATCACCTCCATTCTAATTTAactttcacaattttatagaattcaaatccactcaaatgttttttaaaaattagggttattacatatatGGTCTTAATTataatcttcttcttcgtcaaaaataaaaaaaatttcgcCATCTCCTAATTTTCTTCTTGTGATGGTGCTAATTATCTTCTTTACTTAATATCTTCATCGTTAGGCAATTCAATATCACTAGTCATGCAAGACATATAGCCTCGTGACTAGGTAATAGATCTAACCTCCTTTCCATTATATCTTCGATTTTACTAACTTTGCCTTCATGTCGGTATCATCTCACTGATCATCATATTGTCATGTTCTTATAATTCTTTCAGATCCTTTTCTAATATATGTGGCAGGGTACTCCAACTACTGCTCTTTCATATACTGACATgcatggttgatgaatctttgACGGTTTTACCAAACATTTTTCTCACGTCTTCCGCACACCATCCAAATTTCATACTCTACGTCACGACTTTTAATAGATCCGAATTTACCAATCTGTATCCATTAGATGGTCATACCACCAAAGATAATGAAACTCTTATATGTACAAATATGATAACTATGTAATACACAAAAATGCGGCTTCTTGCAATTTATACAGACCCCGAACATAATCCAATATCAGAGGGTGGTGAGGCTTCTTAACGTCCTaataatgattttaattatcCGTTAGGATATGTAAAAATAGAGTCATTCTAATAAGTTGATGACTTATTCATTTCACCCACTTTCCCAAACAACTTAATTAACAACTTAGTGATTAATTATCAACGTTGTGGAAAAAACACTTAGTGATTATGTTTAGAGAAACTCCCTAAAATCAAAGCCACAATTTTCAATCTTGTGGAACAGTGGAAGTGTGAGAAGTGATTCCATTTTGAGCTAGTGAAGC containing:
- the LOC126795544 gene encoding transcription factor MYB53-like, whose protein sequence is MGRSPNFDDQSGLNKGSWTVEEDQKLIDYIKRNGQGRWRGLPKLAGLKRCGKSCRLRWTNYLRPDIKRGKFSEEEERIIINLHAVVGNKWSKIATHLPGRTDNDIKNYWNTRLRKKQLQMGLDPDTHNPRIEFNNLTQLLTTESVGNIISTPLDNELSLQAISAQLAIIQILQNLYMQVMNSSVAAPNIDNKTSTGLFGSQNSNLSGGNFNRASMVRDQEWNRDSNPGAPNELNTISNTLPMYEGFNNNTYNNLSNCYDMQNFENQRPESVSASSPGTCTANNRMNSSSTSDIQDAGQSSPTSSIFESWKKLMDIDTSESYWSDILHYNEDIQKVTLKNSPENLKLTSHDIQKDIVSVISIEIVNRIDHVLGDSLFAILVDESRDMSCKEQMAIVLRYGDAGKVIEHFVGVEHVTNTNVVTLKATIDDFLCRTRLSMSRIRSQGYDGATVAKNHTMVSDFFTLVSNVVNVVGASAKRHDILREKHGDNILEALENNEFSSGQG